One window of Nostoc sp. UHCC 0926 genomic DNA carries:
- a CDS encoding strawberry notch family protein: MVSQIATQGSLFDLISVLDYGQSVVNVAEELVKSLLNDRPLATKTISSQMNRYFLGTAAEGAWQWKDAYEAVEVALILYLRRKGLPQNPLLELQLLESLCPTHTRRSEEQLKLQQFSTPLPLAYLVAMAGQINSNDLVLEPSAGTGILAQFAKLKGASLMLNELAQDRNKILRRLFGGVPLFSVNAEQINDYLAGKTQPSVVLMNPPFSSSPKVSNRNPDATPRHVNSALQRLADGGRLVTISANWFSPSNPTWRETFTKIQEKATVVLSVGVNGKVYSKHGTQMDTRITVIDKVPPADPTDIACIPHTVELAELLKLIEQLPTRLVWQRQNLNAQATASIAINLNIREPKQSDSTPQHQEISQFLDVVPLDYEVVEWTATEGLKDALYESYRPQRVRIKDALPHPSLLCESAALALVSPPVPTYKPHLPRHIVTQGLLSEAQLESVIYAGLAHSGFLTGSYFVDDSLDNVTVAANNEQNAVRFRRGWFLGDSTGSGKGRQVAGIVLDNWCQGQKKAIWISKSSALIEDARRDWCALGGSEKDIIDLGNIKLGDPIPFSQGVLFATYSTLRSQKGGKSRLKQIIEWAGIDFSGAIAFDECHSMGNAMAQEGKLGLVKASMQGIVGLRLQNALPLARVIYVSATGATKVSNLSYANRLGLWQTGDFPFTSREDFVESIEVGGIAAMEVVARDLKALGLYLARSLSFEGVEYDTLEIELTPTQEKIYDSYADAFQIIHNNLHKALEACNISGSKTYNHMAKMSAMSQFESHKQRFFNHLLTGMKCPKLINAIEQDIAQGYAVVVQIVSTNEELLKRRLHEVPASEWKDLNLDLTPREYVMDYLMSAFPVHLHEIHSGVDGEERSDPAFDADGSPIISQAALVLRDGLVDKLASLDPIPGALEQLLWHFGYKQVAEVTGRSKRVLKSETGRLFVDSRGDGTNIAETTAFMADEKQILIFSDAGGTGCSYHADLNAVNRKRRSHYLLEAGWRADNAIQGLGRSHRTNQASAPIFRPVTTNVRGERRFISTIARRLDSLGALTRGQRQTGGNGIFNESDNLESNYAEYALYELFKQIFQGRFAEVPLGTFELLTGLSLTSTEGGMKIDLPPLRQFLNRLLALRIRMQNLIFERFELLLSQQIETAIAHGIFEVGVETLRAERFTIENQEVVYTHPGTGSVTNYLKIERIQKTNIKTATEMLEFVTQYHGQLMVNEKSGNAAVSIPTHSFFDGDGGVVPRVLLVRPQKETRVPVDKLESSTWKEVSTSSFVTVWSKEVDELPKFTTDYIHLVTGILLPIWKILPQQNSRVFRLQTSDGEKVLGRVISAENIRSVAEQLGMKNKLLSPEELVSLVLNEHYSQQLPGGVTLRCSSIADERRIELVNALSLAERLVAVGCFTEIIQWKKRVFIPTNDKAPSILAAVIQILG; the protein is encoded by the coding sequence TCGTCCCCTGGCAACAAAGACAATCTCTTCACAAATGAATCGGTACTTTCTTGGCACTGCGGCAGAGGGGGCTTGGCAGTGGAAGGACGCTTATGAGGCAGTCGAAGTTGCACTTATCCTATATCTGCGACGCAAAGGATTGCCACAAAATCCTCTCTTAGAATTGCAACTTCTGGAATCGCTTTGCCCCACGCACACCCGCCGTTCTGAAGAACAGTTAAAACTACAACAGTTCTCTACACCCTTGCCCCTAGCTTACTTGGTAGCAATGGCTGGACAAATCAACAGTAATGATTTGGTTCTAGAGCCGAGTGCTGGTACAGGCATTCTTGCACAGTTCGCCAAACTCAAAGGTGCAAGCTTGATGCTCAATGAATTAGCACAAGACAGAAATAAAATCCTGCGACGCTTGTTTGGCGGTGTTCCTTTATTCTCTGTCAACGCCGAACAAATCAACGATTACCTAGCGGGTAAAACTCAACCATCTGTAGTGCTGATGAATCCACCGTTTTCATCATCGCCCAAGGTGAGCAATCGTAACCCGGATGCCACACCACGTCATGTTAACTCAGCCTTACAAAGACTAGCTGATGGCGGACGGTTAGTAACAATCTCTGCAAACTGGTTCTCTCCCAGTAATCCGACTTGGCGAGAAACTTTTACCAAGATACAGGAGAAAGCAACAGTTGTGCTTTCAGTCGGGGTCAACGGCAAAGTGTACTCCAAGCACGGGACACAAATGGATACCCGAATTACCGTGATTGATAAAGTTCCGCCTGCTGATCCCACTGACATTGCTTGTATACCGCATACAGTGGAGCTTGCAGAACTGCTGAAGCTGATTGAGCAACTCCCAACCCGACTGGTGTGGCAACGACAAAATCTGAATGCTCAAGCTACTGCTTCAATTGCGATTAATTTAAATATTAGAGAGCCGAAACAGAGCGACTCGACACCGCAACATCAAGAAATATCCCAATTTCTAGATGTTGTGCCCCTAGATTATGAGGTTGTCGAGTGGACTGCAACCGAAGGGCTAAAAGATGCCCTCTATGAAAGCTATCGTCCACAACGAGTTCGGATTAAGGATGCTTTACCTCATCCCTCGCTCTTGTGCGAAAGCGCAGCGCTAGCACTTGTGTCTCCTCCTGTCCCTACCTATAAACCTCATCTGCCTCGACATATTGTTACACAAGGGTTGTTATCTGAAGCACAACTTGAAAGCGTGATTTACGCTGGTCTTGCCCACTCAGGATTTCTCACAGGTTCCTACTTTGTAGATGACTCCCTTGATAACGTGACAGTCGCGGCGAACAATGAGCAAAACGCTGTGAGGTTCAGACGCGGCTGGTTTCTTGGCGACTCCACAGGTTCTGGTAAGGGGCGGCAGGTTGCTGGTATCGTTTTAGATAACTGGTGTCAGGGGCAAAAGAAAGCTATCTGGATTTCCAAAAGTTCTGCGCTGATTGAGGATGCGCGACGTGATTGGTGTGCGCTGGGTGGTAGTGAAAAAGACATCATCGACCTCGGCAATATCAAACTAGGTGATCCAATCCCCTTTTCGCAAGGTGTTCTCTTTGCTACATACTCTACTTTAAGATCCCAGAAGGGTGGTAAAAGCCGACTCAAACAAATCATTGAATGGGCAGGTATTGACTTTTCAGGAGCGATCGCCTTTGATGAATGCCATTCGATGGGCAACGCGATGGCACAAGAGGGTAAGCTGGGATTGGTAAAAGCATCTATGCAGGGTATTGTTGGACTACGACTACAAAATGCATTACCTCTTGCACGGGTGATTTACGTGTCGGCTACCGGAGCGACCAAAGTCTCGAATCTGTCTTACGCTAATCGCCTGGGACTTTGGCAGACTGGCGACTTCCCGTTTACATCTCGTGAAGATTTTGTGGAATCCATTGAAGTGGGTGGCATTGCGGCGATGGAAGTTGTTGCCAGGGATTTGAAAGCGCTGGGATTATATCTGGCGCGATCGCTCAGTTTTGAAGGTGTTGAATACGACACCTTAGAAATTGAACTCACGCCTACCCAAGAAAAAATCTACGACAGTTACGCCGACGCTTTTCAAATTATCCACAATAACTTGCACAAAGCATTGGAGGCGTGTAACATTTCTGGCTCAAAAACATACAATCACATGGCTAAAATGTCCGCGATGTCTCAGTTTGAATCGCATAAACAACGATTCTTTAATCATCTATTAACCGGGATGAAATGCCCGAAACTAATCAACGCCATTGAGCAAGATATCGCCCAGGGTTACGCTGTTGTTGTGCAAATAGTTTCGACCAATGAGGAACTGTTGAAACGACGACTTCATGAAGTTCCCGCTTCGGAATGGAAGGACTTAAACCTTGACCTGACTCCGCGTGAGTATGTCATGGATTACTTAATGAGTGCCTTTCCCGTTCACTTGCACGAAATTCATTCTGGCGTTGATGGTGAAGAACGTTCAGATCCAGCCTTTGATGCTGATGGTTCGCCCATTATCTCACAAGCAGCCTTGGTGTTACGAGATGGACTGGTTGACAAACTCGCAAGCCTTGACCCTATCCCTGGAGCTTTAGAGCAACTATTGTGGCACTTTGGTTATAAGCAAGTGGCTGAAGTCACAGGACGGAGCAAACGGGTACTGAAATCCGAAACCGGACGGCTATTTGTGGATTCAAGAGGTGATGGGACGAATATTGCTGAAACTACAGCATTCATGGCTGATGAAAAACAAATTCTCATCTTTAGTGACGCTGGCGGTACTGGATGTAGCTATCATGCGGATTTGAACGCCGTGAATCGTAAAAGGCGATCGCACTACTTACTCGAAGCCGGCTGGAGGGCTGATAACGCAATTCAGGGACTTGGGCGCAGTCACCGTACAAACCAAGCATCTGCACCAATATTTCGACCTGTGACTACCAATGTCAGGGGTGAACGTCGGTTTATCTCCACAATCGCTCGGAGATTGGACAGTCTAGGCGCACTTACCCGTGGACAAAGGCAAACGGGCGGCAACGGGATATTCAATGAATCGGATAATTTGGAATCGAATTATGCTGAATATGCTTTGTATGAATTGTTCAAGCAGATTTTCCAGGGCAGATTTGCTGAAGTTCCTTTAGGAACATTTGAGCTTCTTACTGGGTTATCGCTGACTTCCACTGAAGGAGGAATGAAAATCGACTTACCACCTTTGCGGCAGTTTCTCAATCGTCTGCTGGCTTTAAGAATTAGAATGCAGAATCTCATTTTCGAGCGGTTCGAGTTACTGCTAAGTCAACAGATCGAGACAGCGATCGCTCATGGGATCTTTGAGGTTGGAGTGGAAACACTTCGGGCAGAACGGTTTACTATCGAAAACCAGGAAGTAGTTTATACACATCCTGGCACTGGTAGCGTTACCAATTACCTGAAAATTGAGCGCATCCAAAAGACTAACATCAAAACTGCTACCGAAATGCTTGAGTTTGTTACTCAGTACCACGGGCAACTCATGGTGAATGAGAAATCTGGTAATGCGGCTGTATCTATCCCGACTCATAGTTTCTTTGATGGTGATGGTGGGGTAGTGCCACGGGTTTTACTTGTGCGACCACAGAAGGAAACTCGTGTCCCAGTTGATAAGTTGGAATCGTCTACTTGGAAAGAGGTTTCAACTTCTTCTTTTGTCACAGTTTGGTCAAAAGAAGTGGATGAACTACCCAAATTCACTACTGATTACATTCACCTTGTCACTGGCATTCTTCTGCCTATTTGGAAAATCCTACCACAACAGAACAGTCGAGTATTTCGACTGCAAACTAGTGATGGCGAGAAAGTACTGGGTCGCGTAATCAGTGCGGAGAATATTCGTAGTGTTGCTGAACAATTAGGCATGAAGAATAAGTTATTGAGTCCAGAAGAATTAGTTTCTTTGGTACTTAACGAGCATTATTCACAACAGTTACCTGGAGGAGTAACCTTACGCTGTTCCTCTATTGCTGATGAGCGGCGGATTGAGCTAGTGAATGCTTTATCGTTGGCTGAAAGGCTTGTGGCTGTTGGTTGCTTTACCGAAATCATTCAATGGAAAAAGCGAGTATTCATTCCAACTAACGATAAAGCACCGTCAATTTTAGCTGCTGTGATTCAGATTCTTGGATGA